One Kaistella polysaccharea DNA segment encodes these proteins:
- a CDS encoding DNA polymerase III subunit alpha gives MFLNSHTFHSLRYGTLSVEELVKQAVDSGAKELVLTDINTVTAIYDFKKECEKFDIKPIVGVEVRKENQLLYITIAKDETGIAEINRLLTNHNCDGAELPQVSPNFQKVFVIYPLQNIPEVLKENEFIGVRAEELNLLIRPEWKPFLDKMVVLHPITFKTKKESNLHKILRAIDQNTLISKLLKNDCCSPQEVFQSVEIIAEQFKNHPKIIENTQFILDECSFNFDFKTPKNKIHFTRNKKNDDALLRKFAYDGLEKRYPEKSKIVLDRIEKELKVITEMNFSGYFLITLDIVKYSVSRGFLHVGRGSGANSIVSYLLGITEICPIELNLYFERFLNKNRNNPPDFDIDWSWRERDEILKYIFERYGKEHVAFCGTNVEFKYRSIFREVGKAFGLPKEELDVLAKNPMETHDENKVVKLVQKYGMLLEKFPNQRSMHSCGIIISQEPITNYTALEMPPKGFPIVQFDMNVAEDIGFEKFDILSQRGLGTIKDTLDLVKRNQGISIDIQNTTLFKNDKNCNDYLSIGKTIGCFYIESPAMRGLLRRLKCEDYKTLVAASSIIRPGVAKSGMMKEYIFRHNNPTKFEYFHDVFKEQLGETYGIMVYQEDVIKIALHFGGVSADDGDVLRRAMSGKSRSIQKLQEVRDNFFNSCAKKGHPEQLSKEVYRQIESFAGYSFCKAHSASYAVESYQSLYLKVYYPIEFMVSAINNGGGFYRTEVYVHECRMAGGKIHNPCVNRSLFETTVYGEDVFLGFMHIEKLESRIANFIPEERKKNGDYFSLENFIKRVPVGIETLQTLIFVGAFRFTGKPKNELLIEARLLMIHFKPEYRLPTFFETPVQEYELPVLNRNRFEDAFDEIEILGFSVSCSPFDLLQTKYRGIIMARHLPQHHKRQVRMLAYLISRKHVPTKKGTMFFGTWIDQEGNFFDTAHFPDNLQKYPFQGGGCYLLLGMVEVDFHFPTITIFKMAKMPFIPDPRYAEDQQKSYEVHKKINEDVSMTTRNPYPQEHEIGLPRNKMVLK, from the coding sequence ATGTTTCTCAATTCCCACACTTTCCACAGCCTTCGTTACGGCACTTTATCAGTTGAAGAACTGGTGAAGCAAGCTGTCGATTCCGGTGCGAAAGAATTGGTTTTGACTGATATAAATACCGTAACAGCGATTTATGATTTTAAAAAAGAATGTGAAAAGTTCGATATTAAACCTATTGTTGGCGTAGAGGTCCGAAAGGAAAATCAACTCCTCTATATTACCATCGCAAAAGACGAAACCGGAATTGCAGAGATCAACAGGTTGCTCACGAATCATAATTGTGACGGCGCAGAACTTCCGCAAGTTTCTCCAAATTTTCAAAAAGTGTTTGTCATTTATCCGCTTCAAAATATTCCCGAAGTTTTAAAGGAAAATGAATTTATCGGAGTTCGCGCAGAAGAATTAAATCTTTTAATTCGTCCAGAGTGGAAACCATTTTTAGACAAAATGGTCGTGTTGCACCCCATTACTTTTAAGACAAAAAAGGAATCTAATCTTCATAAAATTTTACGTGCGATTGATCAAAATACATTGATTTCGAAATTGTTAAAAAATGATTGTTGTTCGCCTCAGGAAGTTTTTCAATCAGTGGAAATTATTGCAGAACAATTTAAAAATCACCCGAAAATCATTGAAAATACCCAATTTATTTTGGATGAATGTTCCTTTAATTTTGATTTTAAGACGCCAAAAAATAAAATCCATTTTACCCGAAATAAAAAAAACGACGATGCGCTTTTAAGAAAATTCGCGTATGATGGATTGGAAAAAAGATATCCGGAAAAATCTAAAATCGTTCTTGACCGTATTGAAAAAGAATTGAAAGTTATTACGGAAATGAATTTTTCGGGCTATTTTCTCATCACTTTGGATATTGTGAAATACAGTGTCAGTCGAGGTTTTCTACATGTCGGACGGGGAAGTGGCGCAAACAGTATCGTGAGTTATTTGCTCGGAATTACGGAAATTTGTCCCATCGAACTCAATCTTTATTTTGAGCGTTTCCTCAATAAAAACCGAAATAATCCACCTGATTTTGATATTGACTGGAGTTGGCGCGAACGTGACGAAATTCTGAAATATATTTTTGAACGTTACGGAAAAGAACACGTTGCTTTTTGCGGAACAAATGTCGAGTTTAAATACCGTTCGATTTTTCGGGAAGTGGGAAAAGCGTTTGGTTTGCCGAAAGAAGAACTCGATGTTTTGGCGAAAAACCCTATGGAAACTCATGATGAAAATAAAGTCGTCAAACTCGTGCAGAAATACGGAATGTTGCTAGAAAAATTCCCGAATCAACGCAGCATGCATTCTTGTGGAATTATTATTTCTCAGGAACCGATCACCAATTATACTGCTTTGGAAATGCCACCAAAAGGTTTTCCTATCGTGCAATTTGACATGAATGTTGCGGAAGATATCGGTTTTGAAAAATTCGATATTCTTTCTCAGCGCGGTTTAGGAACCATTAAAGATACTTTGGATCTCGTGAAGAGAAATCAGGGAATTTCCATCGATATCCAGAATACGACGCTTTTTAAAAATGATAAAAACTGCAATGATTATTTAAGCATCGGAAAAACCATTGGGTGTTTTTATATTGAAAGTCCCGCGATGAGAGGTTTGCTTCGGCGTTTGAAATGTGAAGATTACAAAACTCTGGTTGCGGCTTCTTCGATTATTCGTCCGGGAGTGGCGAAAAGTGGCATGATGAAGGAATATATTTTTCGACATAATAATCCCACGAAGTTTGAATATTTCCACGATGTTTTTAAAGAGCAACTCGGTGAAACGTATGGAATTATGGTCTATCAGGAAGATGTGATTAAAATTGCGCTACATTTTGGCGGTGTTTCTGCAGATGATGGCGATGTTTTGCGACGCGCAATGAGCGGAAAAAGTCGGTCGATTCAAAAATTGCAGGAAGTTCGCGACAATTTCTTCAATTCCTGTGCGAAAAAAGGTCATCCAGAACAATTATCCAAAGAAGTGTATCGCCAAATTGAATCGTTTGCGGGTTATTCTTTTTGTAAGGCTCACTCGGCATCTTATGCCGTAGAAAGTTACCAGAGTTTATATTTAAAGGTGTATTATCCCATTGAGTTTATGGTTTCGGCCATCAATAATGGAGGCGGTTTTTACCGAACCGAAGTGTACGTTCACGAGTGCAGAATGGCGGGTGGAAAAATTCATAATCCGTGTGTGAATCGAAGTTTATTTGAAACCACGGTTTATGGTGAAGATGTTTTTTTAGGCTTCATGCATATCGAAAAGTTAGAAAGCAGAATCGCGAATTTTATCCCAGAAGAGAGAAAAAAAAATGGAGATTATTTTTCCTTAGAAAACTTTATCAAACGCGTTCCAGTAGGAATTGAAACTTTGCAAACCTTAATTTTTGTGGGTGCTTTTCGTTTTACGGGAAAACCTAAAAATGAACTCTTGATTGAAGCCAGATTATTGATGATTCATTTCAAACCGGAATATCGGTTACCGACTTTTTTTGAAACGCCCGTTCAGGAATATGAACTTCCGGTATTAAACAGAAACCGGTTTGAAGATGCTTTTGATGAAATAGAAATTCTCGGATTTTCCGTTTCCTGCAGTCCGTTTGATTTATTACAAACTAAATATCGCGGTATCATCATGGCGAGACATTTACCGCAACATCATAAACGACAGGTACGAATGTTGGCCTATTTAATTTCCCGAAAACACGTTCCGACCAAGAAAGGAACTATGTTTTTCGGAACCTGGATCGATCAAGAAGGAAACTTTTTCGACACGGCGCATTTTCCAGATAATTTGCAAAAATATCCTTTTCAGGGTGGCGGTTGTTATTTGCTATTGGGAATGGTTGAAGTTGATTTTCATTTCCCCACAATCACGATTTTCAAGATGGCAAAAATGCCTTTTATTCCCGATCCAAGATATGCCGAAGATCAGCAGAAAAGTTATGAAGTCCACAAAAAAATCAATGAAGATGTAAGCATGACGACGAGAAATCCTTATCCGCAGGAACATGAAATTGGTTTGCCCCGGAATAAAATGGTGCTGAAATAA
- a CDS encoding GLPGLI family protein: MKKIILLGFFTAFTIINAQFNRFVYEFKFVRDTISKNSFTNILHLDTDGETAKFYYQELYELDSVQKATKNSAGSISFSKSIMLKRKVNSFKNSNFVSVDTDYFNYESTDILQWKILPDLKSYKNFILQKATTNFGGRKWIAWFSKDIPINEGPYKFHGLPGLIFQIEDEQHYFSFNLIEIKKVFESTNTERFLETNFGKKALPITFNKYQKLLLNAFHNPYSEIRNKLAKGEDYSFSAYDREIKTVQDLDELRKIIQEEILRNNNPIEKNKEPNYQN; this comes from the coding sequence ATGAAAAAGATAATTTTATTAGGTTTTTTTACTGCTTTTACAATCATAAATGCTCAATTTAATAGGTTTGTGTATGAGTTTAAATTCGTGCGAGATACGATTTCGAAGAACAGCTTTACCAATATTTTACATTTGGATACTGATGGGGAAACTGCGAAATTTTATTATCAGGAATTATACGAATTAGATTCGGTTCAGAAAGCAACCAAAAATTCTGCAGGAAGCATTTCATTTTCAAAAAGTATCATGTTGAAAAGAAAAGTGAACAGTTTCAAAAATTCAAATTTTGTTTCTGTTGACACCGATTATTTCAATTATGAATCTACAGATATTCTACAATGGAAAATTTTACCAGACCTTAAGAGTTATAAAAATTTCATTTTGCAAAAAGCCACTACAAACTTTGGTGGAAGAAAATGGATCGCCTGGTTTTCAAAAGATATTCCGATCAATGAAGGTCCTTATAAATTTCACGGTTTACCGGGATTAATTTTTCAGATCGAAGATGAACAACACTACTTTAGTTTTAATTTAATCGAGATAAAAAAAGTATTTGAAAGTACAAATACAGAAAGATTTTTAGAAACAAATTTTGGTAAGAAAGCCCTACCAATAACCTTTAATAAATATCAAAAACTGCTCTTAAATGCTTTTCACAATCCGTATTCTGAAATTAGAAATAAGTTGGCGAAAGGTGAAGATTACTCTTTCAGTGCGTATGACAGAGAAATAAAAACCGTGCAAGATCTGGATGAGCTTCGAAAAATAATTCAGGAAGAAATTTTGAGAAATAATAATCCCATTGAAAAAAACAAAGAGCCCAATTACCAAAATTGA
- a CDS encoding M28 family metallopeptidase, with protein sequence MKNSKYFLLPLAFALLQSCAANLSYSGSPFKKSMESITSDELKTHLYIVAGDEMEGRDTGSEGQKKAGRYLIEQYEKMGVSHPKAMTSYYQTIPSESLKGRRGNLPQSENILAFIEGTEKPNEVIVVSAHYDHVGMKDGEIYNGADDDGSGTVALLEMAEAFQMAKKDGNGPRRSILFLHVTGEEHGLLGSKYYADNPIFPMANTVADLNIDMIGRCDAANCGKDYVYVIGSEMLSSELKKINEHANNETVKLELNYKYDDPNDKDRLYYRSDHYNFAKNGIPVAFFFDGIHEDYHKPTDTPDKIDYVALKKRTQLVFATAWELANRKDRIVVDKTVK encoded by the coding sequence ATGAAAAACTCTAAGTATTTTTTACTTCCGCTGGCTTTTGCACTTTTGCAAAGTTGTGCCGCCAATCTTTCTTATTCGGGCTCACCGTTTAAAAAGTCAATGGAATCAATAACTTCGGATGAATTAAAAACGCATCTCTATATAGTTGCAGGCGACGAAATGGAAGGAAGAGACACCGGAAGTGAAGGTCAGAAAAAAGCGGGTCGTTACCTCATCGAACAGTACGAAAAAATGGGAGTTTCTCACCCAAAAGCGATGACTTCTTATTACCAGACGATTCCATCGGAATCATTAAAAGGGAGACGAGGCAATTTACCCCAATCTGAAAACATTTTAGCATTTATAGAAGGTACAGAAAAACCCAATGAAGTGATCGTGGTTTCCGCGCATTATGACCATGTCGGAATGAAAGATGGTGAAATTTATAATGGTGCCGATGACGACGGAAGCGGAACGGTCGCCCTTTTAGAAATGGCAGAGGCTTTCCAAATGGCGAAAAAAGATGGAAATGGTCCAAGACGGTCTATTTTATTTTTGCATGTTACTGGTGAAGAGCACGGACTTTTAGGTTCAAAATATTATGCGGATAATCCTATTTTTCCAATGGCAAATACCGTAGCGGATTTGAATATCGATATGATTGGCAGATGCGATGCGGCAAACTGCGGAAAAGATTATGTATATGTTATTGGTTCAGAAATGTTGAGTTCAGAACTCAAAAAAATTAATGAGCATGCCAATAACGAAACCGTTAAGCTGGAATTGAATTACAAATACGATGATCCAAACGATAAGGACAGACTTTATTACAGATCAGATCATTACAACTTCGCAAAAAACGGAATTCCGGTTGCGTTTTTCTTTGATGGAATTCACGAAGATTATCACAAACCAACCGATACGCCAGATAAAATCGATTACGTTGCTTTAAAAAAACGTACACAATTGGTATTCGCAACGGCGTGGGAACTGGCAAATAGAAAAGATCGAATTGTAGTTGATAAAACAGTGAAATAA